A single window of Sparus aurata chromosome 12, fSpaAur1.1, whole genome shotgun sequence DNA harbors:
- the akna gene encoding microtubule organization protein AKNA isoform X3, whose product METRKSTTAGVLFWTPAPARTSPSSSVISEDLWDDEDDEQAGKDADFVSQMDENGIIGLSEALEHVDLEEDADYDPNFNPGRLTSEEPDLCRRETGTPHEELSYNLSEHLSHSESPGEDVQILSPYDDLIGSLTAQALDEDEQGIGYLLERDKYLDMTETGKDGEEAGKRSDRKRKINEHGSTSRELRTHYSLAESSSPSCSAHLRAMEPAGVSSHHCQTSHPASPVTAPSLPHLLCFTAEEMTACPRIEAETLPEISFTESLPDSHRSHISLKSSPRPEIKLTASNRPASTISVEVTSNHYSGVNNGPSTASFKSDKHDKQPTPSARKLKQQSSRAAYSSGSLSTDSIKCKHQNSSPDRELRTHRGRRNAAEVDEPSKGSLSYHTPDFSKVEPKVRFPKAGYKPPKSRRSFKRDSLSPEPPLVFKSPADIVKEVLLNIPDGSSAPQDSHTLQASAPDFTVPQEFRSPRHATALLEQLQEHYNTLLTKYAEAENTIDRLRLEAKVNLYSDPPKPGHSVQSGLNQRASRIMMLDFPQAQRAETNPASHNPNGHSTPQRSSSAVPTARSPVPQVGQQLAMILYIQADKFLQQLQTFEDLLKCKKLKPLEEVKGVSQLAEGLNSLERGYLLARDQHKLLQQQGAEISHFDPERELEGLIFQCGLRMDELKEQVEQMQQEQSTCKIPSPSFPLPISSSVPSEGGDMLTQPQGPPQPWMVDPGQAAAVEVSSVSEESDEETLNSLDLSPLNEHRWTEQDFADHNQSFKELPKRIDHSQRERESPPAAGRTNTQPWNEEKARQSQGTGSMDVPKSLLQRKSDHVDSPPPCTSKQQTSRTSPPSRRASSQSASFPVDPTSSRRLEVGKSHSSSLSSLGEINTSQRRNSKLLTGSSRVLSQDGIISPETDSGFVGSESSRLTPAAAHSPLHQRASESVAGPQDVKPRRPHTGPISAPPRASSPTHSRTAMEPNRGCQLAPEQPKRSRQGRRGRTFCSPQRWVSHTERSRASSETSESGLESDSSHFVSEDQQNDRYTDSISPLHSSSQSSSPAEQRHHGNSLQALSSSQGANRNEAIQTLQTEVARLRERLESLRSNKKPPSTVRAAPSVPQNTSTPRVRSGNRRGDDSRGRGDRQTIDEVDESTLRRTARNRPSSVHIQKPKPEILTAAEPSPPQPPPLVSRCTQTSTAAPDSFCSQTHTVRSRTHPRQQPGVSVQVCETADEPDSRSQQAPLCPQCLSSQRGRAGGPLGGNKEPTHSSYCRHCPVCGRPDPYTSTEPDCRRVSDAPPHTRHQPATSPDGAARSRHFAAAAPATLLQYMPVCSQPLLLYSTPLYISPGNSTGTSSGVRVRKEVRGRTTRSLSVDKQRSTDTSLNRAIRAARHMKHTSGHMARSLAAGLHYQELLSQSCSY is encoded by the exons ATGGAGACAAGAAAAAGCACCACAGCAGGGGTCCTTTTCTGGACCCCTGCCCCGGCCCGCACCTCACCCAGCAGCTCTGTAATATCTGAGGATTTGTGGGATGATGAGGATGACGAACAGGCAGGTAAGGATGCTGACTTTGTCAGCCAAATGGACGAGAATGGCATCATTGGACTGTCAGAAGCACTGGAGCATGTGGATTTGGAGGAAGATGCAGATTATGATCCAAACTTTAACCCTGGACGGCTAACCTCAGAGGAGCCTGATCTTTGTAGGCGTGAGACGGGTACACCACATGAGGAGCTGAGTTACAACCTGAGTGAACATCTATCCCACTCTGAATCGCCAGGAGAGGATGTACAAATACTATCACCAT ATGATGACTTGATAGGCAGCTTAACAGCACAGGCGTTGGATGAGGACGAGCAGGGTATCGGTTACCTTCTTGAGAGGGACAAATACTTGGACATGACAGAGACaggaaaagatggagaggaagCGGGTAAGAGGAGTGACCGGAAGAGAAAGATAAATGAACACGGTAGCACTTCAAGAGAGCTTAGAACTCATTACAGCTTGGCAGAAAGCTCTTCGCCATCGTGTAGTGCTCACCTGCGAGCCATGGAACCTGCTGGAGTCTCCAGTCATCACTGCCAAACATCCCATCCTGCCTCACCTGTCACAGCCCCCTCTTTACCCCACCTGCTCTGCTTCACTGCTGAGGAGATGACTGCTTGCCCGAGGATTGAAGCTGAAACTCTTCCAGAGATCAGCTTCACAGAAAGTCTTCCAGATTCACACAGGAGCCACATAAGCCTCAAGTCCAGTCCTCGTCCCGAAATAAAACTCACGGCCTCTAATCGGCCAGCATCCACAATTTCTGTTGAAGTCACATCAAATCATTACAGTGGGGTAAATAATGGGCCTTCAACGGCATCATTTAAGTCAGACAAGCATGACAAACAGCCCACTCCATCAGCAAGGAAGTTGAAGCAGCAGTCCTCTAGAGCTGCATATTCATCTGGGTCCCTCAGCACAGACTCcataaaatgtaaacatcagAACTCAAGTCCTGATAGAGAgctgaggacacacagaggcaggagaAATGCTGCTGAAGTGGATGAACCCAG TAAAGGATCTTTGAGTTACCACACACCAGACTTCTCCAAAGTGGAGCCCAAGGTCCGGTTTCCCAAAGCTGGTTACAAGCCCCCCAAAAGCAGACGCTCTTTCAAAAGGGACTCCCTGTCACCTGAGCCCCCCTTAGTCTTTAAATCCCCGGCtgacattgtgaaagaagtcCTACTCAACATCCCTGATGGATCTTCTGCGCCACAAGACTCTCACACACTACAAGCCAGTGCCCCCGACTTCACGGTGCCTCAGGAGTTCAGATCCCCCCGGCACGCCACCGCACTGCTCGAGCAACTGCAG GAGCACTACAACACACTGCTGACTAAGTACGCTGAAGCAGAGAACACCATTGATCGTCTGCGTCTGGAAGCCAAG GTGAACCTGTACTCTGACCCCCCAAAGCCCGGCCACTCTGTGCAGTCAGGTCTGAACCAGAGAGCCTCAAGGATCATGATGCTGGATTTTCCTCAGGCTCAGAGAGCAGAGACCAACCCTGCTTCTCATAATCCGAATGGACACAGCACTCCTCAGA GAAGTTCATCAGCCGTCCCTACAGCCAGAAGCCCAGTACCTCAGGTGGGACAGCAGCTGGCCATGATTCTCTACATTCAGGCTGACAAGTTCCTACAGCAG CTGCAGACCTTTGAGGATCTTCTGAAGTGCAAGAAACTCAAACCTTTGGAAGAGGTGAAG GGTGTCTCCCAGCTTGCTGAGGGGCTCAACTCTTTAGAAAGGGGCTACCTGTTAGCGAGGGATCAGCACAAACTCCTGCAGCAGCAAGGAGCAGAAATAAGCCACTTTGACCCTGAACG GGAGCTGGAGGGGCTGATTTTCCAGTGTGGGCTGCGTATGGATGAGCTGAAGGAGCAGGTGGAACAGATGCAACAAGAGCAGTCCACCTGTAAAATTCCTTCCccttcatttcctctccccaTCTCTTCATCTGTCCCCTCTGAGGGGGGAGACATGCTCACACAACCACAG GGCCCACCTCAGCCTTGGATGGTTGATCCAGGACAGGCAGCAGCGGTGGAGGTGAGCTCAGTCAGTGAAGAGAGTGATGAAGAAACTCTGAATTCTCTAGACCTCAGTCCTCTGAATGAACACAGGTGGACGGAACAAGACTTTGCAGATCA CAACCAAAGCTTCAAGGAACTTCCCAAACGTATCGAccacagccagagagagagagagagccctcCTGCTGCTGGAAGAACCAACACGCAGCCCTGGAATGAGGAGAAAGCCAGACAGAGTCAAGGAACTGGAAGCATGGATGTCCCGAAGAGTCTTCTGCAGAG GAAATCAGACCATGTggactctcctcctccttgcaCGAGCAAACAGCAAACCAGCAGGACCAGTCCTCCTTCACGCAGGGCCTCCAGCCAGTCCGCCTCGTTCCCTGTTGATCCTACCAGCAGCAGAAGGTTAGAGGTGGGGAAGTcccacagcagcagcctgagCAGTCTGGGAGAGATCAACACATCGCAGAGGAGAAACTCCAAACTCCTAACTGGGAGCAGCAGAGTGCTTTCTCAG GATGGGATCATCTCTCCAGAGACGGACAGTGGGTTTGTTGGTTCAGAGAGCAGCCGTCtgactcctgcagcagctcacagTCCTCTCCACCAGAGGGCCTCGGAGAG TGTTGCGGGGCCTCAGGATGTTAAACCTCGGAGGCCTCACACAGGCCCGATCTCAGCACCACCTCGCGCCTCTTCACCGACACACAGTCGCACGGCTATGGAGCCCAACAGGGGCTGCCAGCTCGCTCCTGAGCAGCCGAAGAGAAGCAGACAGGGGCGGAGGGGACGCACCTTCTGCTCTCCACAGCGCTGGGTCAGTCATACAGAACGCAGCAGGGCCAGCAGTGAGACCAGTGAGTCTGGGCTGGAGAGTGACAGCA GTCACTTTGTGTCTGAAGACCAACAGAATGACCGGTACACAGACTCTATCAGTCCCCTCCACAGCTCCAGCCAAAGCTCCTCCCCCGCTGAGCAGCGTCACCATGGCAATTCTCTCCAAGCACTGAGCTCCAGTCAGGGGGCCAATCGCAA tgAGGCGATCCAGACACTGCAGACCGAGGTGGCCAGACTGAGGGAGAGACTAGAAAGCTTGCGAAGTAACAAGAAGCCTCCGAGCACTGTGAGAGCAGCTCCTTCAGTGCCGCAGAACACATCTACACCTCGtgtcag GTCTGGGAATAGACGTGGTGACGACAGCAGGggaagaggagacagacagacgatTGATGAGGTTGATGAGTCTACACTGAGAAGAACAGCCAGAAATAGACCATCCTCTGTTCACAtacaaaaaccaaaacctgAAATTT tgacagcTGCAGAGCCGTCTCCACCTCAGCCTCCACCTCTGGTGTCCAGATGTACTCAAACATCCACTGCAGCACCGGACAGCTTCTGTTCACAGACACATACTGTCCGCAGCAGAACACACCCCA GGCAGCAGCCTGGTGTGTCTGTACAAGTGTGCGAGACAGCAGATGAACCTGACAGCAGAAGTCAGCAAGCGCCTCTTTGTCCTCAGTGTTTGTCAAGTCAACGGGGGCGAGCTGGAG GACCACTTGGTGGCAACAAAGAGCCGACTCATTCCTCTTACTGTCGTCATTGCCCTGTCTGTGGACGCCCTGACCCGTACACAAGCACTGAGCCAG ACTGTCGCAGAGTCTCAGACGCCCCCCCACACACCCGCCACCAACCAGCCACGTCCCCTGACGGAGCGGCGAGGAGCCGACActttgcagctgcagctccagcgACACTGCTGCAGTACATGCCAGTGTGTTCGCAACCACTCCT GTTGTACTCAACGCCGCTCTACATATCTCCTGGCAACAGCACTGGCACGTCATCAGGTGTCAGAGTTCGCAAGGAGGTGAGGGGCAGGACAACCCGCTCCCTGTCCGTGGACAAGCAGCGCTCCACGGACACCTCTCTGAACAGAGCCATCAGAGCAGCTCGCCACATGAAGCACACCTCTGGGCACATGGCTCGCTCTCTGGCGGCTGGACTGCACTACCAGGAGCTGCtctctcagtcctgcagctACTAG